The window CTTTCTCACAGAACAACAGGCTCTGCTTCAGGGGAATCCCCGAGCCGGATCCGGTAGGGTTTGAAGAGTTGAGAGGGATTAACCCCGTCATCGAGCGGCTCATCGAGAATACCGAACAATTCCTCGAAGGTCTTCCGGCAAACAATGTCCTCCTCTACGGACCGCGGGGGACCGGAAAGTCCTCTGCGATTAAGGCCCTGCTCAACAGGTATCGGAAAAGGGGATTGAAGATGATCGAGATGCCGAGGGAGACGCTCTTTCATCTCCCGGATGTCGCGGAGATCCTCAGGGGAAGACCTGAGCGGTTCATCATATTCTGCGATGACCTCGCCTTCGAGGAGGAGGAAGTCTCCTACCGTGAGCTCAAGGCGGTCCTCGAGGGCGGACTCGAAATGAGGCCGCACAACATGCTCATCTACGCGACTTCGAACAGGCGGCACCTCATGCCGGAGAGACCGGAGGATAACCTCCCTGTCCTTTCCGGAGGGGAACTCCATCCGGCTGAGACGATGGAGGAAAAGCTCTCCTTAAGCGACCGGTTCGGTCTCAGGCTCGGCATCCTCAACTTCGATCTCGAAACATATCTCGATATTGTTTCACATTACGCCGCAGCGAGAAGGATCACCATCCTTCCGGAGGACCTGAAGAAAAAAGCCACGCAGTGGTCCCTCTCTCACGGGAGTTTCTCGGGAAGAACAGCCCGTCAGTTCGTTGACGACCTTGAGGGCCGGGTAGGAATGAAGAGGCCCAATGAAAAAGCGTGAATTCAAAATGACGGCGATCGAGTTGCCTGCCGACCGCATGGGGCGGTATTACTTCTTCTCTTTCGACTCCAGCACGTAGGAGAAAAGGTCCCTGCACATCTGAAGCCTTTTCGAGTAAACCTTCCTCGAGGCCTCGTCCAGCTTCTCGATAGAAGGTTTCAGCTTGTCGCACCTCGTAATAAGACTTCTCAGCTCATCCGAACGGAAGGCCATGGCATCCTGAGTCTTCGAACAAAGGTCATCGAACTCCATTTTCCATTCTTCCTGCGCCTCTGCCGCCCCAAAGGCCGGGAAATCGCGTATCCGTAGATCCTGAAGAACAAGAGAAGAGAGAATTATGAAAATGAAAAAGATCGAAAGAACAAACGACCTCTTCATATCT is drawn from Thermodesulfovibrionales bacterium and contains these coding sequences:
- a CDS encoding ATP-binding protein; the encoded protein is MDDLLKEIRRLNANLERLTDYFVPSRDPAILGRYRAFRSFSQNNRLCFRGIPEPDPVGFEELRGINPVIERLIENTEQFLEGLPANNVLLYGPRGTGKSSAIKALLNRYRKRGLKMIEMPRETLFHLPDVAEILRGRPERFIIFCDDLAFEEEEVSYRELKAVLEGGLEMRPHNMLIYATSNRRHLMPERPEDNLPVLSGGELHPAETMEEKLSLSDRFGLRLGILNFDLETYLDIVSHYAAARRITILPEDLKKKATQWSLSHGSFSGRTARQFVDDLEGRVGMKRPNEKA